From a region of the Syngnathus scovelli strain Florida chromosome 19, RoL_Ssco_1.2, whole genome shotgun sequence genome:
- the mcm3ap gene encoding germinal-center associated nuclear protein has protein sequence MNPSNPFGGGFQATSNANTSLFPSFGQQPSGSLPPNVGIFQSSAFGLPSASKVPGNTMFAQGPSFGQQPAQSSSLSSHTPAFSQRPVGASNAGFGGNAGPGPAFGAMSGSSQSSAFGQTPAFGQQSAFGQDPSFGQLSSGFGQKLPGFGQQPAVFGSPQNSSGSTTAASLVPPQQISFAQSVFGRAPSTTAAGSVFGATPTQSRGFGSEFRFKPASEVLFKPIYSGSPEPTHPQTTPLSTLPFGSTTEKTSSSTAASSSTITGFSGAKSGSLGFSFSQPAAAPSLPVQNNPLTSVSNSGPPSSALQFTFSQPAAAPSSSNTNAPISQPKTPSTFSFSTKALQPQTAQLFGGNAIIQPSAFSDNQSKAEPILPSKMSQGGDANVFAPFRKGTKRKEDPATSAPNAAPEAIAEEAETTESSSPRQPPKRPLMRTRPTGGLFSRALSGLRKAATTSVRQEGKEPLQQEAQLEELTSQRPQVPREHVTASASAVQTLSAEVLEKAQQPDLQHGQEVMAESKTPRRTDARSESLDSESLDSESLDSESGTSPADSTVIQCRNIPAALNKKTIVEKHFSQFGKVSKLQCRPSKGLAMVHFESHASAAKAKKNGKLLHQHEILLLWQRKKQSPGDKSSRAMGKKAAEKGNDAANVKASSPFKRPILGDTFTRSNSPLKRPATTLQLDSELQKENVTTTTTTTRISECLAPLIGVTAETTEDKYRLLEQRDKILRQGRPKCTDMDLSKVFVGTCPDMCPEKERYMRETRNQLSIYEVLPNTELVDHAAAIKEYSRSSADQEEPLPHDLRPLPVLGMTMDYLVTQIMDQGHDSLRDWYDFVWNRTRAIRKDITQQRLCCPHTVSLIEKCTRFHLHCAHHLCEEPMSVFEVKINNENLTKCLQSLKEMYEDLKARHIYCPREAEFRQYSVLLNLNDGDILREVQQFRDEVRNSPEVHFAVQAFAALNSNNFVRFFKLVKRASYLASCLLHRYFNQVRAKALKTLNTAHTVGPRSTAFPVDDIVRMLMFCSAKEATDFVQKYGLNVSEGVVDLNRVAYQEPELLSQKKSQVIQAKKTTSTGEVVNGGPLPNPPQHKPVGTFDSYNKYRGEGPLPESAPNQFKAIAANVEVKAPPSIQFHTQVSPDVPNVFGLRAEKTESSISFLNVALQAEAAQLLQPGAQAPAVKAPSPVPEPQPVFSDEDITAEVNCLIDEMVETSARAVAADGAAYATVALVESSVQAESVLNEVLGEVLQELSSSEILLEQERVAEEQRRIEEARRRQELENFLSKFRLSLFAEITQEVLDETIKEIAAAVFRQAVDEKARCVAKCSQEVCTSLIEDTLKADIALLVEELLTAELQRARKYIKRWRDVVAVRRQLKRQMRGFPAAPCFVDPRFKLKALAPSAPAQQSVDDLTRGIVNLGNAGRLSLSSTRALKMRYLAAHEMRVHYYYQQLLDELVWAPLDMPTLVMENVRNQADRIFWKAVVLLPSEHESVASLADGILSDWLEMKLAGSQAPKMMDGTLQSLHLSNTIRDKGHGTHEVHVSIKVSRGPLSEDGLSKMEECCELQGTGALIMLLPALSFSEDDGNEQDVALLSALLQLKQLQRASTWHCPLPLVILVPGPDGITCNTGKLEEELMLPMLVKDGLISEYMLLFIPESTNDMQGSKELSCALRWLVPRAPPPIPLCCRTLAQLVEANLNQEFSGRVSAHCQQRAAAGLPPQDPAPVIRLYNAVISHIAATVSSEALSKISWPPAEFCNPDNGQFVPNLGWNSGSHLAWLRQAVLNLQLPQWRQLSNSDTWSELCNSIYRYADQIQATHGSQPLIMSRLENLLERVRIKSQRRRTSASKQSFNFWDGGHDADPAYSQIPWVDVLVICIDHKLKDWQLPEPVCEDAITEDGEILVYYLRESLKGFQPPEEWIDSVRMTHREKQRDDKGTSSASCTTPNNLTVRHRLFPSVLEAQEAPLDISHTPTALEALTHKVFQTLEEEKTESRRSTQQLQRWLDGGDCVDEWATPLLVPSSILLSMPAFVKHDSSAKPLDALFAKEAQSLEPEPKDKWSQRSHLSLTERVRELQQQIEASQREESLCKLKLSAMMSIVED, from the exons ATGAATCCGTCGAACCCATTTGGAGGAGGTTTCCAAGCTACGAGCAACGCTAATACTAGTCTGTTCCCGTCATTTGGACAACAACCCTCCGGCAGCCTGCCTCCCAATGTGGGCATTTTCCAATCGTCAGCGTTTGGTCTGCCATCGGCCTCCAAAGTACCCGGTAATACCATGTTTGCACAGGGTCCTTCGTTTGGACAGCAACCAGCACAAAGCTCGTCGCTCTCCAGCCATACTCCAGCTTTTAGCCAACGCCCTGTTGGAGCAAGCAACGCTGGCTTCGGTGGCAATGCTGGGCCAGGGCCAGCATTTGGAGCTATGAGTGGATCAAGCCAGAGTTCAGCTTTTGGACAGACACCCGCATTTGGACAGCAGTCTGCATTTGGTCAGGACCCAAGTTTTGGACAGCTCTCTTCAGGTTTTGGACAAAAGCTCCCAGGCTTTGGACAACAGCCTGCAGTGTTTGGAAGCCCCCAAAACAGCTCAGGATCTACTACTGCTGCTTCACTCGTGCCACCTCAGCAGATAAGTTTTGCACAGTCTGTATTTGGACGAGCACCAAGTACCACTGCTGCCGGTAGCGTGTTTGGTGCTACTCCGACCCAGAGCAGAGGATTTGGATCTGAATTCCGTTTCAAGCCAGCCAGTGAAGTTCTTTTCAAACCCATCTACAGTGGCAGTCCTGAACCCACTCACCCTCAAACCACGCCACTGTCCACCTTACCTTTTGGTAGCACCACAGAGAAGACAAGTTCCAGCACTGCTGCGAGTAGTAGCACCATCACTGGCTTCTCCGGGGCAAAATCGGGATCATTGGGCTTTAGTTTCTCTCAGCCTGCCGCTGCTCCGTCCCTTCCGGTCCAAAACAACCCACTAACAAGTGTCAGTAACAGCGGCCCCCCCTCCAGTGCTCTGCAGTTCACCTTTTCCCAGCCTGCCGCCGCACCCTCCAGTTCCAACACCAATGCTCCAATCAGCCAGCCTAAAACACCATCCACGTTTAGCTTTTCAACCAAAGCCCTCCAACCGCAGACGGCTCAACTTTTTGGTGGAAACGCTATCATTCAGCCCTCCGCTTTCAGCGACAATCAATCTAAAGCGGAGCCTATTTTGCCCAGTAAAATGAGCCAGGGTGGAGACGCAAATGTATTTgcgccattcagaaaaggcacgaAACGTAAAGAAGACCCCGCAACGAGTGCGCCCAACGCTGCGCCGGAAGCTATTGCGGAGGAGGCCGAAACAACGGAAAGCTCTTCGCCCAGGCAGCCCCCAAAAAGACCTCTCATGAGAACTCGGCCCACCGGCGGGTTATTCAGCAGAGCACTGAGCGGACTGCGAAAAGCTGCCACCACTTCAGTCCGACAAGAGGGAAAGGAACCTCTGCAGCAGGAAGCGCAGCTAGAGGAGTTGACGAGCCAGCGTCCCCAAGTGCCGCGTGAACATGTGACTGCTAGCGCATCTGCCGTACAAACCCTGAGCGCTGAGGTACTGGAAAAAGCCCAACAGccag ACTTACAACACGGCCAAGAAGTGATGGCCGAAAGCAAGACGCCAAGGAGAACCGACGCGCGGAGCGAGAGCTTGGACAGCGAGAGCTTGGACAGCGAGAGCTTGGACAGCGAGAGCGGGACGTCTCCCGCTGACTCGACTGTCATTCAGTGCAGGAACATCCCGGCGGCCCTCAACAAAAAGACCATCGTTGAGAAGCATTTTTCTCAATTTGGCAAAGTTAGCAAGCTCCAATGCCGGCCTTCCAAGGGATTAGCCATGGTGCACTTTGAAAGCCAC gcATCTGCAGCCAAGGCAAAGAAGAACGGGAAGCTCCTGCATCAGCACGAAATTCTCCTTTTGTGGCAGCGAAAGAAGCAAA GTCCAGGGGACAAAAGCAGTAGAGCCATGGGGAAAAAAGCAGCGGAGAAGGGCAACGACGCTGCTAATGTCAAGGCTTCATCGCCTTTCAAACGACCCATACTTGGCGACACCTTTACGCGCAG TAACTCACCGTTGAAGAGGCCAGCAACAACTCTCCAGCTAGACTCGGAACTTCAGAAGGAGAACGTCACCACCACCACGACGACGACTCGGATCTCGGAGTGCCTCGCACCCCTCATCGGCGTCACGGCAGAGACAACGGAGGACAAGTACCGGCTTCTAGAGCAGAGGGACAAGATTTTGCGACAAG GTCGGCCCAAATGTACGGACATGGACCTCTCCAAGGTTTTCGTAGGAACGTGCCCCGACATGTGTCCTGAGAAGGAGAGATACATGAGGGAAACAAGAAATCAGCTCAGCATATATGAAGTCCTCCCCAACACCGAGCTG GTGGATCACGCAGCAGCCATCAAAGAGTACAGTCGTTCATCCGCTGACCAGGAGGAGCCCCTTCCTCACGACTTGCGGCCCTTGCCAGTACTCGGCATGACCATGGACTATCTGGTCACTCAGATCATGGACCAAGGTCACGACAGCTTGCGGGATTGGTACGATTTTGTCTGGAACAGGACCCGGGCTATCCGAAAG GACATCACCCAGCAGCGTTTGTGCTGCCCGCACACGGTGTCACTGATCGAGAAGTGCACACGCTTCCACTTACATTGCGCCCACCATCTCTGCGAAGAGCCAATGTCCGTTTTTGAAGTCAAGATCAACAACGAGAACTTGACAAAGTGCTTGCAAAGCCTGAAAGAAATGTACGAGGACCTGAAGGCCCGTCACATCTACTGCCCCCGCGAGGCTGAGTTCCGCCAGTACAGTGTCCTGTTGAACCTCAACGACGGCGACATCCTGCG TGAGGTCCAACAGTTCCGTGATGAAGTGCGCAACTCCCCCGAAGTGCATTTTGCCGTGCAGGCGTTTGCCGCTCTCAACAGCAACAACTTTGTGCGCTTCTTCAAGCTGGTGAAAAGGGCATCGTACCTGGCCAGTTGCCTCCTTCACAGATATTTCAATCAG GTCCGAGCAAAAGCATTGAAGACCTTGAACACTGCTCACACTGTGGGTCCGCGCTCAACTGCTTTTCCTGTGGACGACATCGTTCGGATGTTGATGTTCTGCAGTGCCAAGGAGGCAACTGACTTCGTCCAGAAGTACGGCCTCAATGTCAGCGAGGG TGTGGTGGATCTGAATCGAGTAGCCTATCAGGAGCCAGAGTTGCTATCCCAGAAGAAGTCTCAGGTCATTCAGGCTAAGAAAACAACATCGACTGGGGAAGTGGTGAACGGAGGCCCCCTCCCCAATCCCCCTCAGCACAAACCTGTCGGCACCTTTGACTCTTACAACAAATACAGAGGAGAAGGCCCCTTGCCTGAGTCTGCACCCAATCAATTTAAAG CTATTGCTGCCAACGTAGAAGTGAAGGCCCCGCCCAGCATCCAATTCCACACCCAGGTTTCACCTGATGTCCCCAATGTTTTTGGGCTGAGAGCAGAGAAGACAGAGTCCAGCATTTCTTTCCTAAACGTGGCCCTCCAAGCTGAAGCAGCGCAGCTCCTCCAGCCTGGAGCGCAGGCTCCCGCTGTCAAAGCACCGTCACCTGTACCGGAACCTCAACCAGTGTTCAGCGATGAG GACATTACGGCCGAAGTGAACTGTTTGATTGACGAAATGGTTGAGACATCGGCAAGAGCGGTAGCTGCTGATGGTGCCGCTTATGCCACAGTAGCGCTTGT TGAGAGCAGCGTGCAGGCAGAGTCCGTACTAAATGAAGTTTTAGGAGAAGTGCTCCAAGAATTGTCTTCTAGCGAGATCCTTCTGGAACAAGAGCGTGTCGCTGAAGAGCAACGCAGGATTGAGGAAGCAAG GCGGAGACAGGAGCTCGAGAACTTTTTGTCCAAGTTCAGGCTCTCTTTGTTCGCAGAGATCACGCAGGAAGTATTAGATGAGACCATCAAGGAGATTGCCGCGGCAGTCTTCCG GCAAGCGGTGGATGAGAAAGCACGCTGTGTCGCTAAATGTTCTCAAGAGGTCTGCACTAGTTTAATTGAGGACACTTTGAAAGCAGACATTGCTCTGCTAGTCGAAGAACTCCTCACGGCTGAGCTGCAGCGCGCCCGCAAGTACATCAAAAG GTGGCGTGATGTGGTCGCGGTGCGCCGGCAGCTGAAGAGACAGATGAGAGGTTTCCCGGCAGCTCCTTGCTTCGTGGACCCTCGCTTCAAATTGAAGGCGCTGGCTCCGAGCGCTCCGGCACAGCAGTCCGTTGACGATCTGACTCGTGGAATAGTAAACCTGGGAAATGCAGGAAGGTTATCTCTATCCAGCACCAG GGCATTGAAAATGAGATATTTGGCTGCACACGAAATGAGAGTCCACTACTACTATCAGCAGCTTCTTGA TGAGTTAGTGTGGGCACCACTCGACATGCCCACACTGGTGATGGAAAATGTCCGCAACCAGGCTGATAGAATCTTCTGGAAAGCTGTTGTCTTACTGCCCAGTGAGCACGAGAGTGTCGCCAGCCTGGCAGACGG GATTCTGTCTGATTGGCTCGAAATGAAGCTTGCTGGCAGCCAGGCTCCAAAGATGATGGATGGAACTCTGCAGAGCCTCCATCTGTCCAACACAATCAGGGACAAGGGACATGGTACCCATGAAGTCCATGTCAGCATCAAG GTGTCCAGAGGTCCGTTGTCTGAAGACGGTTTATCTAAAATGGAGGAGTGCTGCGAGCTGCAAGGGACAGGAGCGCTGATCATGTTGCTCCCGGCGCTGAGCTTCTCAGAGGACGATGGTAACGAGCAGGACGTAGCTCTGCTCTCGGCCTTGCTTCAGCTCAAACAGTTGCAGCGAGCCAGCACCTGGCACTGCCCGCTGCCTCTTGTCATTCTGGTGCCGGGCCCTGATGGCATCACCTGCAACACTGGCAAACTTGAAGAAG AACTGATGCTGCCTATGCTAGTAAAGGATGGCCTCATATCAGAATATATGTTGTTGTTCATCCCAGAAAGCACAAATGATATGCAAGGATCCAAAGAG CTTAGCTGCGCTCTGCGTTGGCTTGTGCCCCGCGCACCTCCACCTATCCCACTTTGCTGCCGCACCCTGGCGCAACTCGTGGAGGCCAACTTGAATCAGGAGTTCAGTGGTAGGGTTTCTGCTCACTGCCAGCAACGTGCCGCTGCCGGCCTCCCGCCGCAGGATCCCGCTCCCGTCATCCGGCTATACAACGCCGTCATAAGCCACATTGCCGCCACGGTGTCGTCGGAGGCGCTCTCCAAGATCTCGTGGCCGCCAGCAGAGTTCTGTAACCCTGATAACGGCCAGTTTGTTCCAAATCTGGGCTGGAACTCTGGCTCGCACCTGGCCTGGTTGCGTCAAGCCGTCCTCAACTTGCAGCTCCCGCAATGGAGGCAACTTTCAAACTCAG ACACTTGGTCTGAGCTGTGCAACTCCATCTATCGCTACGCTGATCAGATCCAAGCCACGCATGGCAGTCAGCCCCTCATCATGTCACGTCTGGAAAATCTCCTGGAGCGGGTCCGAATCAAAAGCCAGCGCAGGAGAACTTCTGCTTCTAAGCAGAGCTTCAACTTTTGGGACGGGGGACACGACGCAGATCCAGCCTATAGTCAGATCCCTTGGGTTGACGTGCTGGTCATCTGCATTGACCACAAACTGAAAGACTGGCAGCTTCCCGAACCCGTCTGTGAAG ATGCTATCACAGAAGATGGGGAAATCCTGGTTTACTATCTGAGGGAGTCATTAAAGGGCTTCCAGCCACCCGAGGAATGGATCGACTCGGTCAGAATGACGCACAGGGAGAAACAGCGAGATGACAAAGG GACAAGTTCAGCTAGCTGTACTACACCCAACAACCTGACAGTTAGGCATCGATTGTTCCCGAGCGTGCTGGAAGCTCAGGAAGCCCCTCTGGACATCTCACACACCCCCACAGCATTAGAGGCGCTTACCCACAAGGTGTTCCAGACGTTGGAGGAAGAGAAGACTGAAAGCAGAAG GAGCACGCAGCAGCTCCAGCGTTGGCTAGATGGTGGTGACTGCGTGGACGAGTGGGCCACACCGCTCCTCGTTCCATCTTCCATCCTGCTCTCCATGCCGGCTTTTGTAAAGCACGACTCCTCGGCCAAGCCTTTAGATGCTCTTTTCGCAAAG GAAGCACAGAGTCTGGAGCCAGAGCCGAAAGACAAGTGGTCCCAGAGGAGTCATTTGTCGCTGACTGAGCGAGTGAGAGAGCTTCAGCAGCAGATTGAAGCAAGCCAAAGGGAAGAATCGCTCTGCAAACTGAAACTGAGTGCAATGATGAGCATTGTTGAAGACTGA
- the clk2a gene encoding dual specificity protein kinase CLK2 isoform X2 has product MQCIDHRRGASSVALKIIKNVEKYKEAARLEINVLEKINEKDPENQFLCVQMYDWFDYHGHMCISFELLALSTFDFLKENNYLPYSIGQVRHMAYQVCLAVKFLHDNKLTHTDLKPENILFVNSDFTMSYNVEKKRDERTVKSTAVRVVDFGSATFDHEHHSTIVSTRHYRAPEVILEMGWSHPCDVWSIGCILFEYYLGFTLFQTHDNREHLAMMERILGPVPSRMIRKTRKQKYFYRGRLDWDESSSAGKYVRENCKPLRRYLLSEAEEHHQLFDLIESMLEYEPSKRLLLADSLKHPFFDFGGSSEAAAGSKSWEANRDISR; this is encoded by the exons ATGCAGTGCATTGACCATCGCAG GGGTGCATCCAGCGTGGCTTTAAAAATTATCAAGAATGTGGAGAAGTACAAAGAAGCAGCTCGCCTGGAGATCAATGTGCTTGAGAAGATCAACGAGAAGGATCCTGAAAACCAATT cctgtgcgtgcagatgtacgACTGGTTCGACTACCACGGTCACATGTGTATCTCCTTTGAGCTGCTTGCCCTCAGCACCTTTGATTTCCTCAAAGAGAACAACTACCTGCCCTACTCCATCGGTCAAGTCCGACATATGGCCTACCAAGTCTGTCTCGCTGTGAAGT TTCTCCATGACAATAAGTTGACACACACTGACCTAAAGCCCGAAAACATCCTCTTTGTCAACTCGGATTTTACCATGTCCTATAATGTGGAGAAG AAACGAGACGAAAGGACGGTTAAGAGCACGGCCGTACGCGTGGTGGACTTTGGCAGCGCCACTTTCGACCATGAGCATCACAGCACCATTGTGTCTACCAGGCATTACCGAGCCCCCGAGGTCATTTTAG AAATGGGATGGAGCCATCCTTGTGACGTGTGGAGTATCGGCTGTATCCTCTTTGAATACTACCTGGGCTTCACCTTGTTTCAG ACTCATGACAACAGGGAGCATTTGGCCATGATGGAGAGAATCCTTGGACCTGTGCCATCCAGAATGATCCGCAAGACCAG AAAGCAAAAGTACTTCTATCGAGGCCGTCTGGACTGGGATGAGAGCTCCTCAGCGGGGAAATACGTCCGGGAAAACTGCAAGCCTCTGAGG AGATACTTGCTGTCAGAGGCGGAGGAGCACCACCAGTTGTTTGACCTCATCGAAAGCATGCTGGAGTACGAGCCCTCCAAGAGACTGCTCCTCGCCGACTCGCTCAAGCACCCCTTCTTTGATTTTGGGGGGAGCAGCGAGGCGGCGGCCGGCAGTAAGAGCTGGGAAGCAAACCGAGACATCAGCCGGTGA
- the clk2a gene encoding dual specificity protein kinase CLK2 isoform X1, translating to MPYTRRYTSSERDSRSSYNDRYREKEKDRWRRHRHRRSPTYSSSSDRDRDRHRRGRGQRHDASYVRSRSRSFDNRSAEQRAFDRRYYEGYRRLDPSRDQDRDHDREREPHGAAESYYPRDFSPSMYDYRRGREKERERDDSYRRKGSRRKHKRRRRRTRSYSPSSSRSNSRTRALSVRDDEEGHLICRSGDVLQERYEIVSTLGEGTFGRVMQCIDHRRGASSVALKIIKNVEKYKEAARLEINVLEKINEKDPENQFLCVQMYDWFDYHGHMCISFELLALSTFDFLKENNYLPYSIGQVRHMAYQVCLAVKFLHDNKLTHTDLKPENILFVNSDFTMSYNVEKKRDERTVKSTAVRVVDFGSATFDHEHHSTIVSTRHYRAPEVILEMGWSHPCDVWSIGCILFEYYLGFTLFQTHDNREHLAMMERILGPVPSRMIRKTRKQKYFYRGRLDWDESSSAGKYVRENCKPLRRYLLSEAEEHHQLFDLIESMLEYEPSKRLLLADSLKHPFFDFGGSSEAAAGSKSWEANRDISR from the exons ATGCCTTACACCAGAAGGTACACGTCCTCTGAGAGAGACAGTCGCAGCAGCTACAATGATCGCtacagagagaaagaaaaggatCGATGGCGTAGACACCGACACAGAAGATCGCCCACATACTCTTCGAGCAGTGACAGAGACAGGGATCGCCACCGAAGGGGACGAGGACAGAGACACGATGCAAGTTACGTACGCTCAAGGAG TCGAAGCTTTGACAATCGCTCAGCGGAGCAACGAGCATTTGACAGAAGATACTACGAGGGATACAGACGACTGGATCCGAGCCGAGATCAAGATCGCGACcatgacagagaaagggagcCGCACGGAGCGGCTGAAAGTTACTATCCACGCGACTTCTCCCCAAGCATGTACGACTACCGACGGGGTCGAGAAAAGGAACGGGAGCGGGATGATTCGTACAGACGAAAAGGCAGCAGGCGTAAGCACAAACGAAGGCGGCGTAGAACCAGGTCCTATAGCCCATCGTCTTCG CGGAGCAACAGCCGGACGCGGGCACTGAGTGTGAGGGACGACGAGGAAGGGCACCTGATCTGTCGGAGTGGGGACGTCCTACAAGAGAGAT ATGAGATTGTCAGTACTTTGGGTGAAGGCACTTTTGGGAGGGTGATGCAGTGCATTGACCATCGCAG GGGTGCATCCAGCGTGGCTTTAAAAATTATCAAGAATGTGGAGAAGTACAAAGAAGCAGCTCGCCTGGAGATCAATGTGCTTGAGAAGATCAACGAGAAGGATCCTGAAAACCAATT cctgtgcgtgcagatgtacgACTGGTTCGACTACCACGGTCACATGTGTATCTCCTTTGAGCTGCTTGCCCTCAGCACCTTTGATTTCCTCAAAGAGAACAACTACCTGCCCTACTCCATCGGTCAAGTCCGACATATGGCCTACCAAGTCTGTCTCGCTGTGAAGT TTCTCCATGACAATAAGTTGACACACACTGACCTAAAGCCCGAAAACATCCTCTTTGTCAACTCGGATTTTACCATGTCCTATAATGTGGAGAAG AAACGAGACGAAAGGACGGTTAAGAGCACGGCCGTACGCGTGGTGGACTTTGGCAGCGCCACTTTCGACCATGAGCATCACAGCACCATTGTGTCTACCAGGCATTACCGAGCCCCCGAGGTCATTTTAG AAATGGGATGGAGCCATCCTTGTGACGTGTGGAGTATCGGCTGTATCCTCTTTGAATACTACCTGGGCTTCACCTTGTTTCAG ACTCATGACAACAGGGAGCATTTGGCCATGATGGAGAGAATCCTTGGACCTGTGCCATCCAGAATGATCCGCAAGACCAG AAAGCAAAAGTACTTCTATCGAGGCCGTCTGGACTGGGATGAGAGCTCCTCAGCGGGGAAATACGTCCGGGAAAACTGCAAGCCTCTGAGG AGATACTTGCTGTCAGAGGCGGAGGAGCACCACCAGTTGTTTGACCTCATCGAAAGCATGCTGGAGTACGAGCCCTCCAAGAGACTGCTCCTCGCCGACTCGCTCAAGCACCCCTTCTTTGATTTTGGGGGGAGCAGCGAGGCGGCGGCCGGCAGTAAGAGCTGGGAAGCAAACCGAGACATCAGCCGGTGA